One genomic region from Prionailurus bengalensis isolate Pbe53 chromosome C1, Fcat_Pben_1.1_paternal_pri, whole genome shotgun sequence encodes:
- the LOC122479465 gene encoding basic proline-rich protein-like yields MQDNYPAQLVLAKARRKNQPQSKENHNVTVQRQALFRLLHISDSPKGPDALLLLKSLQSTCLTATQLSSLLRSDLGSRTGYRDPEICPIGAGPPPSETPRPGSCSQAGCGPLPAAPAPHIHRHVPAAPRGRREPQARGGAAAASEPAPPPPRGLSPRPPPRSGEAAGPRGPEGRARSVVRAESLLHMEPAPGGMAGAWNVAAGRGLSAPLGTSRRRGPEARAKLGWKGGSRGPGAARGRRRGGSGDSAAGSARPPDRRPNRATAPPPSGAAVEGSRAATTHGPVTSGVARRTSRPARSCAHNPPPAGNGTRRGRAPSLQRRAEAKGSVPAPAHWLAAPTHAPLPPPVRHCGDSQSGSAPAPAPPLDHRRLLRAGCAAHAHAHAHARRHPPPPGVLGARDFQANPG; encoded by the exons ATGCAAGACAACTACCCGGCGCAGTTAGTGCTAGCTAAAGCGAGAAGGAAGAATCAACCCCAATCAAAAGAGAATCACAATGTGACAGTGCAAAGGCAAGCACTTTTTCGCTTACTGCACATATCTGATTCTCCCAAGGGACCAGATGCACTCTTGCTTCTAAAATCCCTGCAGAGTACATGTCTGACAGCTACCCAGCTCAGCAGTCTACTTCGCTCAGATCTGGGATCCAGGACAGGATACAGGGACCCCGAGATCTGCCCAATTGGAGCGGGACCACCACCCAGCGAAACCCCCCGCCCGGGGAGCTGCTCACAGGCGGGCTGCGGCCCCCTTCCCGCGGCCCCCGccccacacatacacaggcaCGTACCGGCCGCTCCGCGGGGACGTAGGGAGCCGCAGGCCCGAGGAGGGGCCGCCGCTGCCTCCGAgcccgcccctccgcccccgcGCGGCCTGtcaccgcgcccccccccccggtcgGGGGAGGCCGCGGGCCCCCGGGGGCCGGAGGGGCGCGCGAGGAGTGTGGTGCGGGCCGAGTCTCTCCTTCACATGGAGCCCGCGCCGGGCGGGATGGCGGGCGCGTGGAACGTCGCGGCCGGCCGGGGCCTCTCGGCGCCCTTAGGTACTTCTCGCCGCCGCGGCCCCGAGGCCCGCGCGAAGCTGGGCTGGAAAGGAGGAAGCCGTGGGCCGGGCGCCGCCAGAGGCCGGAGAAGGGGCGGGAGCGGCGACTCCGCGGCTGGAAGTGCCCGGCCTCCCGATCGTCGTCCTAATCGTG CGACCGCACCACCTCCGTCAGGCGCCGCCGTTGAGGGCAGCCGGGCCGCCACTACACACGGACCCGTGACGTCGGGCGTAGCGCGGCGCACGTCACGGCCGGCTCGCTCCTGCGCGCACAACCCTCCGCCCGCCGGGAACGGAACCCGCCGCGGGCGCGCGCCCAGCCTACAGCGCCGCGCGGAGGCCAAGGGGAGCGTGCCCGCGCCTGCGCACTGGCTGGCTGCGCCCACGCACGCTCCGCTGCCCCCACCCGTTAGGCATTGCGGGGATTCCCAGTCCGGGTCAGCCCCAGCGCCAGCCCCGCCCCTAGATCACCGCCGCCTTCTCCGAGCGGGGTGCgccgcgcacgcgcacgcgcacgcgcacgcgcgccGTCATCCTCCGCCTCCGGGAGTCCTCGGCGCCCGAGACTTCCAAGCAAACCCGGGCTAG